The following nucleotide sequence is from Candidatus Aminicenantes bacterium.
ATCATCGGACATATCACCAAGGAGGGACAGCTGGCCGGCCCGAAAACGCTGGAGCACATGGTCGATGCCGTCCTTTACTTCCAGGGCGAGACCCAGGCCGATATCCGTTTGCTCAGGGCGGAAAAGAACCGCTTCGGCCCGGTCAACGAGATCGGCATTTTTCAAATGACCGCCAAGGGGTTGATCTCGGTCAAGGACCCCTGCCAGGTGCTTCTCCAGAATCGCCAGTCCCAGGCCCCTGGAACCGCCATCTTCCCGGCCATGAACGGCTTGCGCCCGCTGCTGACCGAAATCCAGGCGCTGGTGAGCGAAAGCCCCTTCGCCGGCAATCCGCGCCGCATCGCCATCGGTTTCGACAACTACCGCCTGTCCATGCTGCTGTCGGTCATTGAAAAAAAATTGAAGCTGCCGTTCTACAAGTCGGACGTTTTCCTGAACATAACCGGCGGCATGATCATCCGCGAGCCCGCCGCCGACCTGGCCGTTTGTTCGGCCTTGATCGGGAGCTATAAAAATATCAACGCCAATCCCAACGCGGTGCTGATGGGCGAGGTGGGCTTGACCGGGGAAATCCGGCCGATCAGTTTCCTGGAAATACGTTTAAAAGAGGCTATAAGACAGGGTTTTACTGTTTTTTACCTCCCGGCGGTCCACAAGCCGCTGACGATTAATCATGATTTATCGGTATTTTACATCGAAAATATCGTCGATTTTTACCAGACGATGAAAAAATAGCTCTGCCGGTCCGGGGAGGAACCCCGGTTGATATTTACCTAAAAATAGGTTAAAATTAACCATAGTCGGGCAAAGCAATTAATAAGGAGCCGCCATGTTCATTCTCATCTATAAACTGATTTTCATAGGCATCTTCGCCCTGATCGGATACACGTACCCGCCGTTCCAGGGAACCTCGCAGTTGCTCGGCGCCGTGCTGGGCGCCGCCCTGGCCTCGTTCCTGGCCTTGCTGGTGTTCAAGATCAAGAAAACCGAACTAAAGCACATTTGGAGCGCTTCATTGGGTTTGCTCGGCGGAGTGGCGGTCGGCTGGATCATGTTCCAATTGTTCAACCTGATCGCCATGTCGTTT
It contains:
- the radA gene encoding DNA repair protein RadA, yielding MKHATLFECIECGFQGPKYYGRCPQCQAWNSLVESPEADEDAAVDAEPGQAPQKIGAIDPREISRLLTGMDEFDRVLGGGIVSHSVTLIGGEPGVGKSTLLLEVSAVLSQKGKRVLYYSGEESAVQIKIRAERLAVNSDDILLFTIGTLEDLQRHVKEIKPDFLVVDSIQTLTSQKAASPGGSVSSLRYVTAAIIELAKKSGITVFIIGHITKEGQLAGPKTLEHMVDAVLYFQGETQADIRLLRAEKNRFGPVNEIGIFQMTAKGLISVKDPCQVLLQNRQSQAPGTAIFPAMNGLRPLLTEIQALVSESPFAGNPRRIAIGFDNYRLSMLLSVIEKKLKLPFYKSDVFLNITGGMIIREPAADLAVCSALIGSYKNINANPNAVLMGEVGLTGEIRPISFLEIRLKEAIRQGFTVFYLPAVHKPLTINHDLSVFYIENIVDFYQTMKK